In Felis catus isolate Fca126 chromosome E1, F.catus_Fca126_mat1.0, whole genome shotgun sequence, the following proteins share a genomic window:
- the CBX1 gene encoding chromobox protein homolog 1: MGKKQNKKKVEEVLEEEEEEYVVEKVLDRRVVKGKVEYLLKWKGFSDEDNTWEPEENLDCPDLIAEFLQSQKTAHETDKSEGGKRKADSDSEDKGEESKPKKKKEESEKPRGFARGLEPERIIGATDSSGELMFLMKWKNSDEADLVPAKEANVKCPQVVISFYEERLTWHSYPSEDDDKKDDKN; encoded by the exons atggggaagaaacaaaacaagaagaaagtggaggaggtgctagaagaggaggaagaggaatatGTGGTGGAAAAAGTTCTTGACCGTCGAGTGGTAAAGGGCAAAGTGGAGTACCTCCTAAAGTGGAAGGGGTTCTCAGA TGAGGATAACACGTGGGAGCCAGAAGAGAACCTGGATTGCCCTGATCTCATTGCTGAATTTCTACAGTCACAGAAAACAGCACATGAGACAGATAAATCAGAGGGAGGCAAGCGCAAAGCTGACTCTGATTCTGAAGATAAGGGAGAGGAGAGCAaaccaaagaagaagaaagaagag TCAGAAAAGCCACGAGGCTTTGCCCGGGGTTTGGAGCCAGAGCGGATTATTGGAGCTACAGACTCCAGTGGAGAACTCATGTTCCTGATGAAATG GAAAAATTCTGATGAGGCTGACCTAGTCCCTGCCAAGGAAGCCAATGTCAAGTGCCCACAGGTGGTCATATCCTTCTATGAGGAAAGGCTGACGTGGCATTCTTACCCCTCGGAGGATGATGACAAAAAAGATGACAAGAATTAA